The following proteins are co-located in the Chiroxiphia lanceolata isolate bChiLan1 chromosome 7, bChiLan1.pri, whole genome shotgun sequence genome:
- the DES gene encoding LOW QUALITY PROTEIN: desmin (The sequence of the model RefSeq protein was modified relative to this genomic sequence to represent the inferred CDS: inserted 1 base in 1 codon; deleted 2 bases in 2 codons), whose translation MSQSYSSSQRVSSYRRTFGGSPVFPRASFGSKGSSGSSVTSRVYQVSRTSAVPSLSSFRTTRVTPLRSYQSAYQGAGELLDFSLADAMNQEFLQTRTNEKVELQELNDRFANYIEKVRFLEQQNALMVAEVNRLRGKEPTRVAELYEEELRELRRQVDLLTNQRARVEVERDNLLDDLQKLKQKLQEEIQLKEEAENNLAAFRADVDAATLARIDLERRIESLQEEIAFLKKVHEEEIRELQAQLQEQHIQVEMDISKPDLTAALRDIRAQYESIAAKNIAEAEEWYKSKVNDLTQAANKNNDALRQAKQEMLEYRHQIQSYTCEIDALKGTNDSLMRQMREMEERFAGEAGGYQDTIARLEEEIRHLKDEMARHLRDYQDLLNVKMALDVEIATYRKXLEGEENR comes from the exons ATGAGCCAGTCCTACTCCTCCAGCCAGCGGGTCTCTTCTTACCGCCGCACCTTCGGCGGCTCCCCGGTCTTCCCCCGTGCCTCCTTCGGGAGCAAGGGCAGCAGCGGGAGCTCCGTCACCTCCCGCGTCTACCAGGTGTCCCGCACCTCGGCCGTCCCCAGCCTGTCCAGCTTCCGCACCACCCGCGTGACACCCCTGCGCTCCTACCAAAGTGCCTACCAAGGTGCCGGCGAGCTGCTGGACTTCAGCCTGGCCGATGCCATGAACCAGGAGTTCCTTCAGACCCGCACCAATGAGAaggtggagctgcaggagctcaaTGACCGTTTTGCCAACTACATTGAAAAGGTGAGGTTCTTGGAGCAGCAGAATGCCCTCATGGTGGCCGAGGTGAACCGCCTGCGGGGCAAGGAGCCCACCCGCGTGGCTGAG TTGTATGAGGAGGAGCTGCGGGAGCTCCGGCGCCAGGTGGACCTGCTCACCAACCAGCGAGCTCGTGTGGAGGTCGAGCGCGACAACCTGCTCGATGACCTGCAGAAGCTCAAGCAGAA GCTGCAAGAGGAGATCCAGCTGAAGGAGGAGGCTGAGAACAACCTCGCTGCATTCAGAGCT gATGTGGACGCGGCCACACTGGCACGCATTGACCTGGAAAGACGTATCGAGTCCCTGCAGGAGGAGATCGCCTTCCTCAAGAAGGTGCACGAAGAG GAAATCCgggagctgcaggcacagctgcaggagcagcacattCAGGTGGAGATGGACATCTCCAAGCCCGACTTGACGGCTGCGCTGCGGGACATCCGTGCTCAGTATGAGAGCATTGCTGCCAAGAACATCGCTGAGGCTGAGGAGTGGTACAAGTCCAAG GTGAACGAC CTGACGCAGGCAGCCAACAAGAACAATGATGCACTGCGGCAAGCAAAACAGGAGATGTTGGAGTATCGGCACCAGATCCAGTCTTACACCTGCGAGATTGATGCCCTCAAGGGCACG AACGACTCGCTGATGCGCCAGATGAGGGAGATGGAGGAGCGCTTTGCAGGGGAGGCCGGTGGGTACCAGGACACCATTGCCCGCCTGGAGGAGGAGATCCGGCACCTGAAGGATGAGATGGCCCGGCATCTGCGCGACTACCAGGACCTGCTCAATGTCAAGATGGCCTTGGATGTAGAGATCGCCACATACCGCA CGCTGGAGGGCGAGGAGAACCGGTGA